In Rhizobium oryzihabitans, one DNA window encodes the following:
- the aztA gene encoding zinc ABC transporter ATP-binding protein AztA: MNDPCLAFKNLTLGYGGRAAVHHLDGDIAKGSLTAVVGANGSGKSTLMKGIAGILKPLGGECRVSPGVSIAYLPQQSELDRTFPAQVRDLVALGLWPRRGLLGRHRSEDRVAMARVLEAVGLSGFEKRNIDSLSGGQLQRALFARAMLQDAQLILLDEPFNAVDERTVSDLLAMIEAWVAEGRTVLAVLHDQQLVRQHFPQTLFLARKLVGLGPTADVLKADNIRQARHFHEAWEENAPWCEPADAPVLNAHAANPQVMRAHSHSPSHANSNVHG; the protein is encoded by the coding sequence ATGAACGATCCGTGCCTTGCCTTCAAAAATCTGACGCTTGGATATGGCGGCCGCGCAGCGGTGCATCATCTGGATGGCGATATCGCCAAGGGCTCGCTCACGGCGGTGGTCGGCGCCAATGGGTCGGGAAAATCGACGTTGATGAAGGGTATTGCCGGCATTCTGAAGCCGCTCGGCGGTGAATGCCGTGTCAGCCCCGGCGTTTCCATTGCCTATCTGCCGCAGCAATCTGAACTCGACCGCACCTTTCCGGCGCAGGTGCGTGATCTCGTTGCACTTGGTCTCTGGCCGAGGCGCGGCCTGCTCGGCCGCCACCGTTCTGAGGATCGGGTGGCGATGGCCCGCGTGCTGGAAGCGGTCGGGCTTTCCGGTTTTGAAAAGCGCAATATCGATTCACTCTCCGGCGGCCAGTTGCAGCGCGCCCTGTTTGCGCGCGCCATGTTGCAGGATGCGCAACTGATCCTGCTGGATGAACCATTCAACGCCGTCGACGAGCGCACCGTGTCCGATCTTCTGGCGATGATCGAGGCCTGGGTTGCTGAGGGGCGGACTGTTCTGGCCGTTCTCCATGACCAGCAATTGGTACGGCAGCATTTCCCGCAGACGCTGTTCCTCGCACGAAAACTCGTTGGACTTGGCCCGACGGCCGACGTCCTGAAGGCGGATAACATCCGGCAGGCGCGGCATTTCCACGAGGCGTGGGAGGAAAATGCGCCGTGGTGTGAACCGGCTGACGCGCCTGTGCTCAATGCCCACGCCGCAAATCCGCAGGTGATGCGGGCACATTCTCATTCCCCCTCCCACGCGAACTCGAATGTTCATGGCT